The following proteins are co-located in the Apium graveolens cultivar Ventura chromosome 5, ASM990537v1, whole genome shotgun sequence genome:
- the LOC141661043 gene encoding uncharacterized protein LOC141661043: MTEAPLLAKPSPKDTLYLYLAVSKQAVSAVFMKEEQKHQKPVYYVSKVLHGAELNYSTTEKFAHALITSSRKLRPYFQAHKIEVLSDQPLRNILHSPKASGRLIKWAIELGEFDIKYKPRTAFKAQALADFVVECIINDQEVRGQEIVTPEEGEKDEETTLKEYWVLYFDGASKIKSSGAGLVLQSPDGFMIEYALKLDFPTMNNETEYEALIAGLGLARAVRAKNLKVYGDSRLVVAQVNGEFKAKDDTMAKYLRVVKGILTQFDEWYAEHVPREENTMAYALS, translated from the coding sequence ATGACTGAAGCCCCGTTATTGGCCAAACCAAGTCCGAAGGACACTCTCTATTTGTACCTCGCGGTGTCTAAACAAGCTGTGAGTGCGGTCTTCATGAAGGAAGAGCAGAAGCACCAAAAGCctgtatactatgtaagcaagGTGCTCCATGGAGCAGAGTTGAATTACTCCACCACAGAGAAGTTCGCGCATGCTCTCATCACATCCTCGAGGAAATTGAGACCAtacttccaggctcacaagatTGAAGTCCTGTCGGACCAACCCTTGAGGAACATTCTTCATAGCCCGAAGGCTAGTGGAAGGCTCATTAAGTGGGcaattgagttaggagaatttgatatcaagtatAAGCCTCGAACGGCCTTCAAGGCTCAGGCCTTAGCAGACTTCGTGGTCGAATGTATTATTAACGACCAAGAAGTCAGGGGGCAAGAGATAGTAACCCCAGAAGAAGGAGAGAAGGATGAAGAAACAACTctgaaagaatattgggttctctattttgacgGAGCGTCCAAAATAAAATCTAGTGGCGCAGGCCTAGtattgcaaagccctgatggatttatgattgagtatgctttgaagttggaTTTTCCAACTATGAACAACGAAACAGAATATGAAGCATTGATAGCTggcttaggcttggctagagccGTGAGGGCCAAAAACTTGAAAGTCTATGGAGACTCGAGACTTGTAGTTGCTCAAGTTAATGGGGAGTTTAAGGCCAAGGATGATACTATGGCCAAGTACCTGAGAGTCGTAAAGGGAATACTGACCCAGTTCGATGAATGGTACGCAGAACATGTTCCAAGAGAGGAGAACACTATGGCATATGCCTTATCTTAG